TTTTCTTTGAAGTCGTCAAAATCCTCGACGTATCCATATCCTTTCACCCACGCTAAATCAAAGCTTTCAATTTCATCTAACGAATACATGCCTTTTGTACCGATCGCGTCAGCGCTACTGTGAAAGGTGCGTACTGTGTTGATGTCTCCGTAAGAACTTGATACACGAGCATAAACATAGAACCTTTGGCCATCACGTTTCCACTCAGCACCTTCCGAAACTAGACCGTCAATCGGATTAATGTTCGCTTTAAGATCTTCAAGTGTTTTTGATGTCCGAAAGACCTGTTCCTCCCTAGCATATTCGCCCATATCAACAACCATCCGATACTGATTTAACAATTGTACATTCATTATGAATCACCCTCCGGCGTTTGTTTTATTAACACGTTTGCGTGTTGTTAATACTTATTATACACGTTTTCGTGTAGATGTAAACCCTTTTTTGAAATTCTCTTCGGATTTTTTCACACAAAAATATCCCGGCCGCGGACGTGTGGGCCAGGATTTAAACTAATATATGGGAATAACTTAATATTACTGTTTTATGTTCAGTCACGCAATAACTTTCAGAAATTTTTACACGGTCAATTTCTCAATGTATTCACGTACCCAATTCCTCAGATGAACGTTCGACAACTCGTGATCATCGTCCGTCATCCTTTTCCACATTATCCGGAAAACCGTGTAGTCATCCAACATCGATTCTTTATTTAGTCTTTCAACCCTTAGGTCATTCTCACGCATTTTTTGCTTAGTTTCCTTTAAATCATCCCATATAGCCTGATTATGGACGCCTTTCCTTTCCAAAGTTTCTTTTGCAGCAGACACAACGATGTATTTGTTTTTGAGTTCTAGCAGTTCAGTCGGTAGGATCATAAATCCACATCACGCACTAATTTCATTTTGGCTTTTCTTCGATTTAGACGTACCTGCATCAACCATATAGAATATACCAGTTAAAAGATGCATGAGCCAGCCAACGAATGGGATAAACCCAACCAGTGAAGCTACAATACCTAAAATGGACGGGTGTTTCTGTTGTTCCTCTTTGACGCTAAAAACCAATATGACGATATGAAAAGCCAACATTAGCACTAAGGGTGTAAACAATGTTGAAAATAAAAACATATAAGCCAAAAACGGAATAGCAAACAATATTTCCAAGCTTCCAGCAATCCATTTCAATATTCGCGTTTTCCCCATTATTCATTCTCCTTTATCCATATTTCATTAATCTTCATATCGAGTTCCTCACAAATCCGGTATACGTTTTCGAATTTAGGTAGTGATTTACCTGTTACAAACGAGCTTATAGCATGCTGACTAACGTTGATTCTTTTAGCGAACTCACCTTGACTGATCCCTCTCTCCCAAAGAATAATCTTCAAACGGCACTTGAATTTCATGATTGTCCACCTCCCATATATGAATAATATCATATAAAATTTGAAGTGTACACGCAATATTTGAATATAATATACATAAATATTTATTAGACACCATGAAAGGAGGCATCAGCATGAAATCAAAAATAAAAAACAGCATAGCTTTTCTGCTGTTTGTAACGGCTATCGTTTTAGAGTTTTACGCACTTTATCTTTGGCTCACCATGATTTAAACAGGAGGGATTTGTATGCATCCACTTTATCAGCGCATGGCGGAATTGTACTTTAAAAAGCGGTTTGCCGGCGGGATTACGGAAGAGGAAGAAAAGGAACTGGAATTGACTGTGGAAGCACACACACGAAAGGCAATGAAGCTTGGCCGGCTCTACAACCTCTCGTATGTGGCCTACACTACTGAAGATTATGACTGGCTTCACGAGATATGCGCGGAAATCGATGCTATCAAAGAAGAATTGTTCGACTACATGTGACAAAAGTATTTAAAGGGTTCGACACTGACGTCAGAGAAACATTGATTGAGGTGTCGATATGGAAAATAATTTAAACGAATTTATGGATGGTCGTCCCAAGACATGGTTAGCGGATCAAACAGGAATCAAACGAACCACTTTAAACAATTATTTTAAAGGGATTCCACCGAGGCTGGACAATGCTTATATTATTGCTGACGTCTTTAACAAATCGGTATATGATATATGGCCACATTTAAAAGCTGAT
This genomic interval from Tuberibacillus sp. Marseille-P3662 contains the following:
- a CDS encoding helix-turn-helix transcriptional regulator — translated: MKFKCRLKIILWERGISQGEFAKRINVSQHAISSFVTGKSLPKFENVYRICEELDMKINEIWIKENE
- a CDS encoding DUF7667 family protein; the encoded protein is MHPLYQRMAELYFKKRFAGGITEEEEKELELTVEAHTRKAMKLGRLYNLSYVAYTTEDYDWLHEICAEIDAIKEELFDYM
- a CDS encoding helix-turn-helix transcriptional regulator; translation: MENNLNEFMDGRPKTWLADQTGIKRTTLNNYFKGIPPRLDNAYIIADVFNKSVYDIWPHLKADDIHKS